A region of the Sarcophilus harrisii chromosome 3, mSarHar1.11, whole genome shotgun sequence genome:
AGTATGTGTGGTGGATAATGTGTGTCCTGCAGAAAGGTAGCCGCTTCACCAAAAAAACACATGGGACAAAAGCACAGAAGCTCCTGAAGGAAATGCCCACCATAATCTTGACAATGACTTGAGGGGTAAGGATGGTTGTGTATCTCAGTGGGGAACAGATGGCTACATAGCGGTCAAATGCCATTGCCAACAAGATGGCCGAATCCAGGACAAAGCTATAATGGAGGAAAAACAACTGAGTCAGGCAGCTGGGAAAGGCAATTTCCTGAGGGCCATGCCAGAATATGGTGAGGGTTTTGGGGACACAAGTGGTAGATAAAACAAGGTCAGTGACTGCTAGCATAGCAAGAAAGTAGAACATGGGTGTATGCAAGCTATGCTCCATGATGATGAGGTACAGCAGGATGGAATTACCTGCAATGGCCACAAGGTAGATGGTACAGAAAGGGATACTAATCCAGATGTGGAACTCTTCCAGTCCTGGGATGCCCATCAGGGTGAAGGGGGCTGAATTGAAGCTGCTTATGTTAAATAGTGTCATTGTCATGTGGGATCAGATGGCTCTTGAGTGCTAAGGACAAATTGATGACTGATTATTGACATGTACTGAGACTCTTCCATATCTAAGCATTCTCCATGACTATTCGTTTTCTCAAAGATGCCTTCCCCAACATCCGCCACCTAAATTATATGTATTCCACTTACCAAATCAGTTAGGACTTACCTGAATAAATTCTCTTGACTGATTCTAGGAAATCCAGGCTCTCCCCTTAGCATTCACCTTGGTTTTACAAACCTAAGctcttgtaaaacattttttcatagaaaAGACCAAGTTAATATGTAATGTCGTTAAGCAAGCCTCATTCAACTATTACTTTATATTATTAGCTATAGCATCACATCAGAGATAGGAGGAGCCTAACAATAAATTGATTGATAGATTGGATTCAAGGTCTGTGTGTGGACAGGATCCTAGCATGCAGTTAAGCAATAACTTACAGAAATTTACATAGTCTCAGCCTAAGAACCCTCACCTATCCCAGTCACATAAGACACATTGTACTTTCTGATTTGTTTCTACTATGTAGGATTTATATTACTGGTAGGGTTTGTGTAAGCCCACCAATGAGGGAAACTGTGGGAGAGAACAAAGGGGATAATATGAAGAGGAAAACAACATGTATTTCCTTGGGGATGGTATAAAAAATTATTCAGTACCTTCTTT
Encoded here:
- the LOC100934510 gene encoding olfactory receptor 52H1-like; translation: MTMTLFNISSFNSAPFTLMGIPGLEEFHIWISIPFCTIYLVAIAGNSILLYLIIMEHSLHTPMFYFLAMLAVTDLVLSTTCVPKTLTIFWHGPQEIAFPSCLTQLFFLHYSFVLDSAILLAMAFDRYVAICSPLRYTTILTPQVIVKIMVGISFRSFCAFVPCVFLVKRLPFCRTHIIHHTYCEHIGVARLSCADISINIWYGFAVPIMTVISDVVLIAISYTLILKAVFRLPSHDARQKALGTCGSHVCVILMFYIPAFFSILAHRFGHNVPLTFHIMFANLYVVIPPALNPIVYGVKTKQIRDKVFLLFSMKGTE